Sequence from the Methanobacterium alkalithermotolerans genome:
TAAGGTTAGTAATTGAGCTACGATCCTTCTTTCTACTTCTCCACTAACTTCTTCTCTTTTGGGAGCAATAGCATCCAGTTCATCAATAAATATGATGGAGGGGGCATTTTCTTCTCCTTCTTCAAAGAATTCCCTTAATCTCTCTTCAGATCCACCCACATATTTACTCATAATCTCTGGGCCATTGATGGTTATAAAATGGGCATCACTTTCATTGGCTACTGCTTTTGCCAGCAATGTTTTACCTGTTCCAGGTGGGCCGTGCATCAGCACACCTTTAGGGGGAGAAATTCCCAGCCTTTCAAAGAGTTCTGGGCGCTTCAGGGGGATTTCTATCATTTCCCTTACTTTTTTCACTTCTTCTTTGAGACCACCAATGTCTTCATAGGTCACATCCACCAAATTTTTAACCCCTTCTATTTTAGATAAATCCACCGGGCTGGTTTGGACTTCTACCTCACTTTGGGGGGTTACTTTTACTACTCCGGCTGGCTTGGTGGAGACAACTGCCAGCTTAATCTCACCCAGGGGGGAAACATCACCCATTTCTCGGAAAAATTCGTCAAAAAGTCCTCCTCTTACGGGTTTTTGTTGTCTAAATCCAGAAATAATGATATCTCCCTGTGCCAGGGTTCTGTTAATAAAAGCAGACCTTACATCTCCTCTTATAATGATTTCTTGATCTACAGGGGCCAGCACAATCTTTTTTGCTTCTTTTACATCGGCTCTTTTAACACTTACTTCTTCTCCAATGGATGTTCCTGCATTTTTCCTCATGTATCCATCTATTCTGATTATTCCCAGACCGATATCTGATTGTGATGATACTACTGTTGCTGCAGTAATCTTTTTACCCTCTATTTCTATTATATCTCCATCTAGAAGGTCTAATTTTTCCATACATGCTGGATCAATTCGTGCTATAGAACGACCTACATCTGATTGAGCTAAAGCCTCTGCAACTTTTAACTTCATATTTTTATTTTCCATAAACAAACACCCCACTTTTGGTTACTACTTGGCTATTATTTATTATTTTTATTGGAAATAATTCTTTGTATCAAAATCATTCTTTTAGTAAACTTTGGTTACTATAATAAAGAAGTAATTTATAATATATAAATGTTTCGGTAACTATTAATAACATGTCATAAAATTTATAATTAAAACAAATTTTGAGATTCATATATATGAAAATAGCTAATTTAACTTAGTATAATATAAAAAAAATCGATAAGCTACCTTATTTTAGCTCCAAAACCTTTAATCAGTTTTTCCACTTCTTTAATTTTAGTTCTCTCCAGAACTTTAATTCGAAATGTCATGCTGATCATTCCTTCATTAATAGGGGGGCCCTGATAGGTATCAAGGATCTTTACCTGGATTATTCCGTCTAAACTTTCTAAAACTGAAGAAATAACTTTTGAATCACTTGAATTGGGAAAAACTGCAGAAATGTCATATTCTCTACTATCCTGGTTATTTATTTTCCAATTCCACATTTGTTTTGAATCGAGGATTTCAATATTGGAAATTTTAAGCATTATATTCCGTTTTCCTGTTTTCAAAAGGAGAAAATCCGGTTCAAGAGATTTTAAAATACCAATATGGACTTTACCAGAATATATATGCCTTAATCCTACTTCTTTACCAATTGATTTTTTTAATATAATTATTTCTTGATTTAAAGCAGATATGGCTTTATCTGATCTTCCCAGAGCTGCTTCCAGATCATTAAGATTTTTAGCAGCTGAACTCATAGCTTCAACAAATTTATCCTGGTTTTTAACATCTAAATCCTTTTCTAAATCCTTAACCGTCTTTATAAATGCACTGCGAGCTTTATTAGCGTATTGGTTTTGTGTCTGGATGGAGTAAGCCAGATAAGGATTCTGAGCCACTATCCGGGATATGGTATCCACCATCAAATTATAAATAGGACTGGCAAATTTACGGGATTCTTTCACATTAACTTCCAGCTTTTCAATGGTAGAAGCAATAGAAATATAGGCAAAATGAGTTAATACCTGCACCACGCTCATCATTTCATCATGCTTTTTCGGGGTGGTAACTAAAACTCGAACTTTTTCATCTTCAAGGAAATCTAAAACCCTTTTAAACCAGCCATTTTTTTGCAAAGGGGTTAAAACAACTACCTGGCCTTCCAGAGAGCGAATACGAGGACCAAACATGGGATGGGTTGGTAGAAAGTCCACCCCTTCTTTAATTAAATCTTGCATTAAATAGGAGGGCATTTCTTTTACAGAAGTAACATCCATAATTAGGGAACCTTTTTTCAGGGAAGGGGCTACTTCTCTAATCACATATTCAGTATGTTCTATTGGTACGGCAATAATCACCACTCTACATTGAGAAGCTGCTTTTTTATTATCGGGACAATATTCCACTCCTATTTCACGGGCAATTTTAGTCCCGAAATCAGAATCACGACTGGTAATAACAATTTCAAATTTTTTTGATTTTAAATACTGGGCAATCCACCTTCCCAGCCCCCTGGTACCACCTATAATCGCAATCTTCATTTTTATCACAATTTAATAATATTATTATAATCATGCAATTAAATAGTTTATAGGGCTCCTAGTAACCGGGACCATCTCTGGCAACTTTAGTAGCTATATATCCTCCCAGGGCCCCTAGAGCCATGCTCAATAAACATATTAATGTCAATCCCACTAAAAAACCTCCAAAATCAAAGTTTACCAGTCCTGAAACTCTTGAAGGCAATTCGGGATTTACTATAAACCCGTAGGAGAAAAATAAAACTCCTAAAATTAAAGAAGCAATTAACCCTACTGCGGTACTCCTTTCTTCATAATTAGTTAGATAAGTGGCTAAAAATCCAGTAAAAGTGAAGGTGAAAATCGCATCTAAAAAAATCGAAAGAATAATTCCGGCAATAATACTCATGAAAACTGCAAAAGTGGAACTTTGATTGGCCATAGCGACATTACTCCTGTTTTAAATCATATAAAACTTAAGTGGTACAGAATAAATTAGGGTTCTTATAATATAGTTATATTAAATCTAAGCTTAATATTTAAGTTGTGATATGAGGTTATAAAAATACTTTTAAAACTCGAAATTACTAAATTATTAATAAAGATTATTCAAAATAATAAATGCCTTTAAATTAACATTATTTAGCTAATTATAAAGAAATGGATATTTAAAATTTGCTACAGGGGGCATTATAATGCGAATTACTTATCAGGATAAAAAAAGAGGAATCATAGAACTGATGCCTGAAACCCTGGATGATTTATGGCACTTATCACATATAATTGAAGAGGGAGACGTATTATCTTCAAAAACAACTCGTAGAATTCAGGATACTACTGGAGATAAATTAAGAAGTGACCGTGGAATAAAAAAAACGTTTTATTTAGGGATACGCGTAGAAATCATTAATTTTCATATGTATACTGGTCAATTGCGAACCACAGGAATCATTGTAAAAGGTCCAGAGGATTTAATTCCTTTAGGGTCTCACCATACTCTGGAGATAAAATTAAATGTCTCCATACGTATAAAGAAAAATAAATGGAGTAAATGGACTCTTAAAAGACTAAAACAAGCTATAGAATCTTCGAAAAAGTTATCTGCTATAATACTGGTTCTGGAAGATGATGTGGCCGACATGGGGTTAATTCGCCAATATGGGGTGGAGTATTATGGTCCTATTGTGGGGAATATATCTGGAAAAAGAATTGTAGAAAAAGATAGAAGAAAAAATGTGATTAATTTTTATGAAAAGATTGTTGAGGCCCTGAAAAAATTTAAAGAAGTGCAGAATTTGCTTATTGCTGGTCCGGGATTTGTTAAAAGTGATTTCTATTCTTATTTAAAAGAAAAATATCCTGAAATTGCAAAAAATTCTATTTTGGAGAGCACTGGAACTGGGGGCAGGGTAGGAATATCTGAAATTTTAAAAAAAGGCACCATAGAGAAGATGACTTCTGAAAACCGTGTGGCAGGGGAAATGAGATCGGTAAACAAAGTACTAGAAAAAATAGCTAAATCATCCCCTAAAGTAGTTTACGGTAAAAAGATGGTTATTAATGCAGTAAATGCTGGAGCTGCAGAGGAATTACTTATTCTGGATAAAATGGTGCGCCAGGAAAACATGGAAAAGACCATGGACATAGTGGAAAATATGAAGGGCAAAGTTACCATGGTAAGCAGTGAACACGAAGGCGGAAAACAACTGGAGGCTCTAGGTGGAATGGCCGCACTTTTGAGATATGGTATCAACTAAAAAATCGAAAATAAATAATGAGGGATACTAATCATGTCCTGAAAATTTTTTAAAGGCCGGACTATAATTAATTACAGGTTAAATAAAATGTATAACGCGATTATAGGAGCATTAATTTTATCAACATCACTAAGTATTATTCTGGCTTTGATATTGACTAAACTGGGAGAAAAAAACCGGGCTGGAAATTTATATGTGATGGTGCGGGGAGGAACTCCTCGAGCAGTTGGTTTAGCACCATTTATAACTTTACTATTATTTTTACCATACCCTTTTAAAGACTTAGTGGCAGTAATGGGTATTTTGGCCTTTTTAGACGATGTTTTAGGCAGAAAAAAATCATCCAGAATCCCGGTAGAATGGGGTCAGATTTTCCGGGGGATGGGTATGATACTGGTTGTGATTATAGGTTATCCCTATCTGGGAATAGCAGCTATACTTGTGGCTTTAATGATTCAACCCATGAATATTGCAGATATGCAGCCGGGATCTGCATGTAGTAGTATAATTGCAATGTCCTTATTGGTAATATTTTTAATGATCTTCCAGGGCAACACCACTTTTTTACTTGTTCCTTCCCTCTTGCTGGCGGTGTGTGTGGGATATGCTCCTTTAGATTATAAAGGTAAAGTTATGCTGGGTGAAGT
This genomic interval carries:
- a CDS encoding prephenate dehydrogenase, whose protein sequence is MKIAIIGGTRGLGRWIAQYLKSKKFEIVITSRDSDFGTKIAREIGVEYCPDNKKAASQCRVVIIAVPIEHTEYVIREVAPSLKKGSLIMDVTSVKEMPSYLMQDLIKEGVDFLPTHPMFGPRIRSLEGQVVVLTPLQKNGWFKRVLDFLEDEKVRVLVTTPKKHDEMMSVVQVLTHFAYISIASTIEKLEVNVKESRKFASPIYNLMVDTISRIVAQNPYLAYSIQTQNQYANKARSAFIKTVKDLEKDLDVKNQDKFVEAMSSAAKNLNDLEAALGRSDKAISALNQEIIILKKSIGKEVGLRHIYSGKVHIGILKSLEPDFLLLKTGKRNIMLKISNIEILDSKQMWNWKINNQDSREYDISAVFPNSSDSKVISSVLESLDGIIQVKILDTYQGPPINEGMISMTFRIKVLERTKIKEVEKLIKGFGAKIR
- a CDS encoding mRNA surveillance protein pelota, which encodes MRITYQDKKRGIIELMPETLDDLWHLSHIIEEGDVLSSKTTRRIQDTTGDKLRSDRGIKKTFYLGIRVEIINFHMYTGQLRTTGIIVKGPEDLIPLGSHHTLEIKLNVSIRIKKNKWSKWTLKRLKQAIESSKKLSAIILVLEDDVADMGLIRQYGVEYYGPIVGNISGKRIVEKDRRKNVINFYEKIVEALKKFKEVQNLLIAGPGFVKSDFYSYLKEKYPEIAKNSILESTGTGGRVGISEILKKGTIEKMTSENRVAGEMRSVNKVLEKIAKSSPKVVYGKKMVINAVNAGAAEELLILDKMVRQENMEKTMDIVENMKGKVTMVSSEHEGGKQLEALGGMAALLRYGIN
- a CDS encoding cell wall biosynthesis protein, with translation MYNAIIGALILSTSLSIILALILTKLGEKNRAGNLYVMVRGGTPRAVGLAPFITLLLFLPYPFKDLVAVMGILAFLDDVLGRKKSSRIPVEWGQIFRGMGMILVVIIGYPYLGIAAILVALMIQPMNIADMQPGSACSSIIAMSLLVIFLMIFQGNTTFLLVPSLLLAVCVGYAPLDYKGKVMLGEVGNHSMAIVLGLSFFLLGGLSGLTIMFLVNVIWIAFLRRKNLHIFLEKKLSIKNPTGGDYFMDVLTGGGMVDLIRKIVLKNKQIIIKNRFLIKLGFRRLLYNPFARE